In a single window of the Pseudodesulfovibrio profundus genome:
- a CDS encoding LOG family protein: MTQRSKQFLIDDLSIQESWRLFKIMSEIVDGFENLSDIGPAVSLFGSARVKPEEPLYEKTVEISKKLSQAGYSVITGGGPGLMEAGNKGAFENGGESIGLHIHLPMEQHNNPYLHIRSDFRYFFIRKLMFIKYAMAYVALPGGYGTLDELAEALVLIQTHRIKPFPIILFGSEFWGGLVDWFKDQLVTNSFCHEDDLDLFKVTDDPDEVVSHIKKHVII; this comes from the coding sequence ATGACCCAGCGCTCCAAACAGTTTCTCATCGACGACCTTTCCATTCAGGAATCGTGGCGACTTTTCAAAATCATGTCCGAAATCGTCGATGGTTTCGAAAATCTTTCTGATATCGGTCCGGCGGTATCCCTGTTTGGCTCGGCCAGAGTCAAGCCGGAAGAACCCCTTTACGAAAAGACCGTGGAAATCTCCAAAAAACTCTCTCAAGCCGGCTACTCAGTGATCACGGGCGGCGGCCCAGGCCTTATGGAAGCTGGAAATAAAGGAGCGTTCGAAAATGGAGGAGAGTCCATCGGACTCCACATCCACCTGCCGATGGAGCAGCACAACAACCCATACCTGCATATCCGCAGTGATTTCAGGTACTTTTTCATTCGTAAGCTGATGTTCATCAAGTACGCAATGGCATATGTAGCCCTGCCTGGCGGTTATGGTACTCTGGATGAGTTGGCCGAAGCATTGGTGCTTATTCAAACACATCGCATCAAGCCGTTCCCCATTATCCTGTTTGGTTCCGAATTCTGGGGTGGCCTTGTCGACTGGTTCAAGGATCAGCTTGTTACCAACTCGTTCTGCCACGAAGATGACCTGGATCTTTTCAAGGTCACCGATGACCCGGATGAAGTGGTCAGCCACATCAAGAAGCATGTAATTATTTAG
- the gpmI gene encoding 2,3-bisphosphoglycerate-independent phosphoglycerate mutase codes for MAEPKKTLLLILDGWGIAPDGEGNCVSNAATPYLDKVLGAYPHTELRCSGRDVGLPDGFMGNSEVGHMNIGGGRVIYQDMTRIDMAIEQGEFAGNPTLVELFRKTKAGSGRLHLMGLVSDGGVHSHQNHIYALLEAAKQYGLEEVFIHVFLDGRDTPPTSGLGYTRQLMEKMAELGIGKIATISGRYWAMDRDNRFERVEVAYKAMVDGEGVQMSDPLTGIQASYDVGENDEFVKPGVVSGVDGSIGDNDGVFFFNFRADRAREISRALFEPEFAEFARNRRPKFAEFATMTQYESSFPLPNAFPPESYDSTLGEVVSGLGMKQLRIAETEKYAHVTYFLNCGREEPFENEDRVMVPSPREVATYDQKPQMSADEVADILVDKFEEYDLCVCNLANLDMVGHTGIISAAMEACVTVDGCVKRIVETVLDKGGRVLLTADHGNAEQMIAEDGTPHTAHSTNPVPFVYIEQGCEDATLEKGILGDIAPTILGLWGVDQPQAMTGKQLIKRG; via the coding sequence ATGGCAGAACCTAAAAAGACTCTCCTGTTGATTCTTGATGGCTGGGGGATAGCTCCAGATGGGGAAGGCAATTGTGTAAGCAATGCAGCGACCCCGTATCTCGACAAAGTACTCGGCGCGTATCCTCATACGGAATTGAGGTGTTCGGGACGGGACGTCGGGTTACCTGATGGATTCATGGGGAACTCTGAGGTTGGCCACATGAATATCGGTGGTGGGCGCGTGATCTATCAGGACATGACCCGAATCGATATGGCTATTGAGCAGGGAGAGTTTGCAGGGAATCCGACTCTGGTAGAGCTGTTTCGCAAAACCAAAGCCGGTAGCGGCCGTCTTCATTTGATGGGGTTGGTTTCTGATGGTGGTGTTCATAGCCACCAGAATCACATTTATGCATTGCTTGAAGCCGCTAAGCAGTATGGGCTTGAAGAGGTTTTCATCCACGTCTTTCTGGACGGAAGAGATACGCCACCCACAAGTGGGCTTGGGTATACTCGTCAATTGATGGAAAAGATGGCTGAGTTGGGGATTGGTAAGATCGCAACAATCAGCGGTCGCTACTGGGCCATGGATCGGGATAATCGCTTTGAGCGTGTGGAAGTTGCCTATAAGGCAATGGTCGATGGCGAGGGTGTTCAGATGTCTGACCCCTTGACCGGTATCCAGGCGTCCTACGATGTCGGTGAGAACGACGAGTTCGTGAAGCCCGGCGTTGTCAGCGGTGTCGATGGAAGCATTGGTGATAATGACGGTGTGTTCTTTTTCAATTTCCGGGCTGATAGAGCGCGAGAAATCAGTCGAGCGTTGTTCGAGCCGGAGTTTGCTGAGTTTGCACGTAACCGCCGTCCGAAATTCGCTGAATTTGCGACTATGACGCAATACGAAAGCTCTTTCCCTCTCCCTAATGCTTTCCCGCCTGAGTCATACGATTCCACGCTTGGTGAAGTCGTTTCCGGATTGGGGATGAAGCAATTGCGGATTGCTGAAACCGAGAAGTACGCTCATGTGACCTATTTTCTCAATTGCGGCCGTGAAGAGCCATTCGAGAACGAAGATCGGGTTATGGTGCCTTCTCCTCGCGAGGTCGCAACTTATGACCAAAAGCCACAGATGAGTGCTGATGAAGTGGCTGATATACTTGTTGATAAGTTTGAAGAGTATGATCTTTGTGTCTGCAATCTTGCCAACTTGGATATGGTCGGCCATACCGGTATCATCAGTGCCGCGATGGAAGCGTGTGTGACTGTAGACGGATGTGTGAAGCGTATCGTTGAAACAGTGTTGGATAAAGGCGGTCGGGTTTTACTGACTGCAGATCATGGCAATGCAGAACAAATGATTGCCGAAGATGGCACTCCACATACAGCGCATTCCACTAATCCAGTTCCATTTGTATACATTGAGCAGGGATGTGAGGACGCAACCCTTGAGAAAGGGATTCTCGGTGACATTGCGCCAACGATTCTCGGGCTTTGGGGGGTAGATCAGCCTCAGGCCATGACTGGTAAACAACTGATCAAAAGGGGATAA
- a CDS encoding MATE family efflux transporter, with the protein MSQSSHPFISTPNGTLLKMSVPVLFSLIAEPLTGLADTAFVARLPGAAPVAALGVGTMAFTSIFWAFTFLGVGTQTEVAQAEGRRDHEQATKVASLASIMAAGIGTALMLLMLPFLEEIALLLGGQGEVNTLACEYMRYRLLGAPAVLVTLACFGALRGVQDMRTPLYVAVGINVINILLDWVLIFGHMGLPAMGVAGAALASTISQWIGSGWALWVLSRKLGFTFNIHGAGIAKLVRIGGDLFIRTGSVLLFLSLCTRIANLAGPNEGAAYQAIRQFFIFSALFLDAFALTGQSLIGYFLGADDKHTARKVAGLVCFWSVVTGCILCIGMLVGQDEVVWLLVPEQAVAVFIPAWWVVALTQPVGSLSFATDGVHWGTGDFRYLRNAMLIASAIAATIVVFIGSIRADDVLVYIWLATALWTCIRAGLGLVRIWPGVGIAPLGKQNGQGV; encoded by the coding sequence ATGAGCCAATCCAGTCATCCTTTTATCTCCACGCCCAATGGCACACTGCTGAAAATGTCAGTACCCGTGCTGTTTTCGCTGATAGCTGAACCATTGACAGGCTTGGCTGATACCGCATTTGTCGCGCGACTGCCTGGCGCCGCTCCTGTTGCAGCACTTGGTGTCGGCACAATGGCTTTTACTTCCATTTTCTGGGCTTTCACCTTTTTGGGTGTCGGAACACAAACCGAGGTGGCGCAGGCCGAAGGCCGACGAGATCATGAGCAGGCAACCAAGGTCGCCTCGCTGGCTTCGATTATGGCTGCGGGAATTGGTACCGCTTTGATGTTGCTCATGCTTCCGTTCCTGGAAGAGATAGCTTTGTTGCTGGGTGGACAGGGGGAAGTCAACACACTCGCATGCGAATATATGCGCTATCGATTGCTTGGTGCGCCTGCGGTCTTGGTTACCCTTGCGTGTTTCGGTGCTCTTCGTGGTGTACAGGATATGCGTACCCCGTTGTATGTTGCTGTGGGCATCAATGTGATTAATATCCTTTTGGATTGGGTATTGATTTTTGGGCATATGGGGTTACCCGCGATGGGGGTTGCCGGTGCGGCGTTGGCGAGTACCATCAGTCAATGGATAGGCAGTGGCTGGGCGTTATGGGTTCTGTCTCGTAAGCTTGGTTTTACTTTCAATATCCATGGGGCGGGCATTGCCAAGCTTGTCCGAATCGGTGGTGACCTTTTCATACGAACAGGCTCAGTACTGCTCTTTCTGTCCTTATGCACACGCATAGCCAATCTGGCAGGGCCGAATGAAGGAGCTGCCTATCAGGCAATACGTCAGTTTTTCATCTTTTCTGCACTGTTTCTGGATGCCTTTGCACTGACCGGACAGAGTCTTATAGGCTATTTCCTGGGAGCCGATGACAAGCATACAGCACGAAAGGTAGCCGGATTGGTCTGTTTTTGGAGTGTGGTGACGGGATGCATCTTATGCATTGGAATGCTTGTTGGGCAGGATGAGGTGGTGTGGTTGCTCGTTCCTGAACAGGCAGTGGCCGTCTTCATTCCTGCATGGTGGGTGGTGGCTTTGACACAACCTGTCGGGTCCTTGTCTTTTGCAACAGATGGTGTTCATTGGGGAACAGGGGATTTCCGTTATTTGCGCAATGCCATGCTCATAGCTTCTGCCATTGCTGCGACAATAGTCGTTTTCATTGGTTCGATTCGAGCTGATGATGTGTTGGTGTATATATGGCTTGCTACAGCTCTATGGACATGCATTCGTGCTGGACTGGGATTGGTCCGAATATGGCCTGGGGTAGGTATTGCCCCCCTTGGTAAGCAGAATGGTCAAGGTGTTTGA
- the rsfS gene encoding ribosome silencing factor, with translation MKKEKKFVQIPSEEKARMVAEWLTDKQGENIVIMDVSKISSVTDMTLIVSARGVKHAQALANQLLEKAAENSIEFLGMEGQQTGEWILVDLNDVLIHVFIDELREFYNIEGMWAEAPRLEA, from the coding sequence ATGAAAAAAGAAAAGAAATTCGTTCAGATTCCCAGCGAAGAAAAAGCACGCATGGTGGCAGAGTGGCTCACCGACAAACAAGGTGAAAACATCGTTATCATGGATGTGTCGAAGATCAGTTCTGTGACGGATATGACGCTGATAGTCTCTGCCCGCGGCGTGAAGCACGCTCAGGCTCTGGCTAATCAGCTTCTGGAGAAAGCGGCAGAGAACAGCATCGAATTTCTGGGTATGGAAGGGCAGCAGACCGGTGAATGGATACTGGTGGATCTTAACGATGTACTTATTCACGTATTTATTGATGAACTGCGCGAATTCTACAACATTGAAGGCATGTGGGCTGAAGCCCCGCGGCTGGAAGCGTAA
- a CDS encoding phenylacetate--CoA ligase family protein, whose product MIYDIKNETMPREDLEKLQLKRLRALCERVYANVPFYRKKFDELGVKPHDIQSLKDISLLPFTVKQDLRDQYPFGMFSVPKDQIVRIHSSSGTTGKATVVGYTQRDIDNWGQLMARSFMAAGATASDSVHNAYGYGLFTGGLGAHYGAEALGATVIPISGGATRRQVMLLKDFAPDVICCTPSYALFLAETGEEMGIDIKELPLRIGIFGAEPWTDEMRLQIEKRLGITAIDIYGLSEIMGPGVAIECWQAQNGLHIQEDHFLAETIDPETGEPVGPGEEGELVFTTLTKEGIPLIRYRTRDLTTLDTTPCKCGRTTARMKRVTGRSDDMLIIRGVNVFPSQIESILIETEGLTPHYQLIVERKGNLDTLEIQVEVSDSMFSDEIKNLQRVESKVMKNIKEFLGVTARVRLVNPKEIERSMGKAKRIIDKRNEG is encoded by the coding sequence ATGATTTACGACATTAAAAACGAGACCATGCCAAGAGAGGACTTGGAGAAGCTCCAGTTGAAACGGCTCAGGGCTCTGTGTGAACGGGTTTACGCCAACGTCCCCTTCTACAGGAAAAAGTTCGATGAACTGGGCGTCAAACCTCACGACATTCAGAGCCTGAAAGACATTTCGCTCTTGCCGTTCACGGTCAAGCAGGACCTGCGCGACCAGTACCCCTTTGGAATGTTCAGCGTTCCCAAGGACCAGATTGTTCGCATCCACTCTTCTTCCGGCACCACAGGCAAAGCCACTGTCGTCGGATACACACAGCGTGACATCGACAACTGGGGCCAACTCATGGCCCGTTCCTTCATGGCGGCAGGCGCCACTGCATCGGATTCCGTTCACAACGCCTACGGATATGGTCTGTTCACCGGTGGTCTGGGTGCGCATTACGGAGCCGAGGCCCTAGGCGCTACCGTCATTCCCATTTCGGGTGGAGCAACAAGGCGCCAGGTCATGCTGCTCAAAGACTTTGCGCCAGATGTCATTTGCTGCACCCCCTCGTACGCCTTGTTCCTTGCGGAAACCGGTGAAGAGATGGGGATCGACATCAAGGAACTGCCACTTCGCATAGGAATTTTCGGCGCTGAACCATGGACCGATGAAATGCGACTCCAGATTGAAAAGCGGCTTGGGATCACCGCCATCGACATCTACGGCTTGTCCGAGATCATGGGCCCCGGCGTTGCCATTGAATGCTGGCAGGCACAAAATGGCCTCCACATTCAGGAAGATCACTTCCTTGCCGAAACCATTGACCCGGAAACGGGAGAACCCGTCGGTCCGGGCGAAGAAGGTGAACTCGTCTTCACCACATTGACCAAGGAAGGCATTCCGCTCATTCGTTACCGCACCCGCGACCTGACCACCCTCGACACCACGCCGTGTAAATGTGGTCGAACAACTGCCCGTATGAAGCGTGTCACAGGCCGTTCCGACGACATGCTCATCATTCGCGGTGTCAACGTCTTCCCATCCCAGATCGAATCGATTCTGATCGAAACGGAAGGCCTCACACCGCATTACCAGTTGATCGTTGAGCGTAAGGGCAACCTTGACACCCTGGAAATTCAGGTCGAAGTCAGTGACAGCATGTTCTCTGATGAGATTAAGAATTTACAACGCGTGGAATCAAAGGTAATGAAAAATATCAAGGAGTTCCTCGGCGTCACAGCCAGAGTCCGACTGGTCAACCCCAAGGAGATCGAACGCTCCATGGGTAAGGCAAAACGCATTATTGACAAGCGAAACGAAGGCTAA
- a CDS encoding Hpt domain-containing protein, whose translation MSVKQAVDNQFLESMEGKHPFLKRMFTVFISQEPKRIGEIRQAIEDRDMEKLRHLAHALKGGAATMGVTGVRDCCLLLENASKNQDMTEAQSLIDTLESEIQDAYAFMFTFLAEH comes from the coding sequence ATGTCGGTAAAGCAAGCTGTCGACAATCAATTTCTCGAATCCATGGAAGGTAAACACCCTTTCCTCAAGCGCATGTTCACTGTTTTCATCTCCCAAGAACCTAAGCGTATCGGGGAAATTCGACAGGCGATCGAAGACAGGGACATGGAAAAACTGAGACACCTTGCTCATGCTCTCAAGGGGGGAGCAGCTACCATGGGGGTCACAGGAGTCAGAGACTGCTGTCTGCTGCTGGAAAACGCTTCCAAAAATCAAGATATGACTGAAGCGCAGTCACTGATTGACACCTTGGAATCAGAGATTCAGGATGCCTATGCTTTTATGTTCACCTTTCTTGCCGAGCACTAA
- a CDS encoding DMT family transporter has product MTNSTKALLYGLATVGIWSTVASAFKISLRHLDPIQLLLCACTVSLLVLGSIIIVQGKITALRHLSARQYLFAAGMGVLNPFLYYIILFKAYDLLPAQEAQPLNYTWAITLSILSVPLLGQKLRFKEVVAILISYAGVLIISTHGQILSLNFSNPMGVTLALTSTIIWALYWIGNTKSIIDPIVGLFLNFSTALPLIFIATLIYSQMPTLTLEAIAGGAYVGLFEMGITFVLWLTAMKYAAKPDGGGTARIANLIFLSPFLSLETSARQIPHFYSLTI; this is encoded by the coding sequence GTGACCAACAGCACAAAAGCCTTATTATACGGCTTGGCGACAGTGGGCATCTGGTCCACTGTCGCCTCAGCCTTCAAGATATCCCTACGCCATCTTGATCCAATCCAACTGCTGCTGTGCGCCTGCACAGTGTCACTGTTGGTCCTGGGTTCCATAATTATTGTTCAGGGGAAAATCACCGCCCTACGCCATCTTTCTGCAAGACAATATCTGTTTGCAGCCGGTATGGGAGTACTCAACCCATTCCTGTATTACATTATTTTGTTCAAAGCATATGACTTGCTTCCCGCCCAGGAAGCTCAACCACTCAACTACACCTGGGCCATTACTCTTTCGATTCTGTCAGTCCCACTGCTCGGCCAGAAACTACGGTTCAAAGAGGTCGTTGCCATCTTGATCAGTTATGCAGGGGTGCTGATCATATCAACGCACGGCCAGATTCTTTCTCTCAACTTTTCCAACCCCATGGGAGTAACACTCGCCCTGACATCGACGATCATCTGGGCTTTGTACTGGATAGGAAACACGAAAAGTATAATTGACCCCATTGTCGGGCTCTTCCTCAACTTCTCAACAGCCCTGCCGCTCATATTCATAGCGACACTAATATACTCCCAAATGCCGACGCTGACACTTGAAGCTATTGCAGGAGGCGCCTACGTAGGGCTTTTCGAGATGGGAATCACTTTCGTACTCTGGCTCACCGCCATGAAGTATGCAGCCAAACCTGATGGTGGAGGGACAGCACGGATAGCGAATCTTATTTTCCTGTCACCTTTTTTGTCGCTTGAGACCTCTGCACGGCAAATCCCACACTTTTACTCTTTAACTATTTGA
- a CDS encoding nitroreductase family protein, with protein sequence MKFKELVAANRSRRKFDQARPVDVGTLVELVDLARLAPSGMNKQPLKYIVTADQSQCEDIFPLLGWAGYLKEWQGPDPGERPTGYIIILLDKTIADKAFSDHGIAAQTMMLGAVEKGLGGCMIGTIKRRKLAELLKLDEQYEILLVLALGVPNEKVVIEPLSTDNNIEYWRDADNIHHVPKRGMSEVVLAQYPKG encoded by the coding sequence ATGAAGTTCAAGGAATTGGTTGCGGCCAACAGATCCCGACGAAAGTTCGATCAGGCACGTCCAGTTGATGTGGGCACACTCGTCGAACTTGTCGATTTGGCACGACTTGCTCCATCCGGCATGAACAAACAGCCACTTAAATATATAGTAACTGCCGATCAGTCTCAGTGTGAGGATATCTTTCCGTTATTGGGATGGGCTGGCTATTTGAAGGAGTGGCAAGGGCCGGACCCCGGTGAGCGTCCAACCGGGTACATCATTATTTTATTGGACAAGACGATTGCCGACAAAGCCTTCAGTGACCATGGAATTGCTGCCCAGACAATGATGCTGGGGGCAGTGGAGAAGGGCTTGGGCGGATGTATGATAGGTACTATCAAGCGCCGGAAGTTAGCGGAGTTGCTCAAGCTGGATGAACAGTATGAAATTCTCCTGGTTCTTGCCTTGGGAGTGCCAAACGAAAAAGTGGTGATTGAACCACTTTCGACAGACAACAATATCGAGTACTGGCGTGATGCTGACAATATTCACCACGTTCCCAAAAGGGGAATGAGTGAAGTGGTATTGGCACAGTATCCAAAAGGATGA
- a CDS encoding methyl-accepting chemotaxis protein, with translation MKSKNSNFFRLLTFSVFVMIGMLGCADQAVASEESVTILSAKVELLTWSLVALGGCSVLGMVGVWLLVSRNKSNKIKILSDYMESVGNGSGSCESLASLGDKIGEARGGIHHIVNYIDELEKRIKSNETVLFESEQAKSQAQKQEKEAREKGEAARCEGLLSASRTLDVSVQGISTEARNLGESSDRALTGAMDQQRYITEAVSAMEEMNSTVSETAANAEAAAQEAVQTMENAGNGATIVSKTLTSISKVSGDSQALTDRVAGLGEQAEGVGKIMGVISDIADQTNLLALNAAIEAARAGEAGRGFAVVADEVRKLAEKTMDATKDVGTAIDGIQEQVHLTIKGVRDMTELADGAASLAHDSGEALEEIVHLAESSADRIRSIASASSQQSIASEEVTRTITEIHSISQNTGEQMESAMAALGSLTARVDELSTMTGVFRMVGNGTVQDVIRRLAASPKIHSKDRAQQEDAMRSALRANEFLELLYLTDADGVQTVSNMGGRVTDFSEDKIAYGKNWKDRAWFSGAVENKTFYISEVYVSSASGDNCITVSSPFFDENGQVNGVIAADVRV, from the coding sequence ATGAAGTCCAAGAATTCCAATTTTTTTAGACTGTTGACGTTCAGTGTTTTTGTGATGATCGGTATGCTGGGCTGTGCTGATCAGGCTGTAGCCAGTGAAGAGAGTGTGACAATTCTGTCAGCAAAAGTTGAGTTGCTGACATGGTCACTGGTTGCTTTGGGTGGATGTTCCGTTTTGGGAATGGTTGGGGTGTGGTTGCTTGTGTCACGTAATAAATCAAATAAAATTAAAATTTTGTCAGATTACATGGAGTCGGTGGGCAATGGGTCTGGTAGCTGTGAATCATTAGCTTCCTTAGGTGACAAAATTGGCGAAGCTCGTGGTGGTATACACCATATTGTTAATTACATAGATGAGTTGGAAAAACGGATCAAATCCAACGAAACTGTCCTATTTGAATCAGAGCAAGCAAAGTCTCAAGCTCAAAAGCAAGAAAAAGAAGCGCGTGAAAAGGGTGAGGCTGCTCGTTGCGAAGGGTTGCTTTCAGCTTCCCGGACCCTTGATGTTTCAGTGCAGGGTATAAGTACCGAGGCCCGAAATTTAGGAGAATCCTCTGACCGTGCATTGACAGGAGCTATGGATCAGCAGCGTTATATCACGGAAGCAGTCTCCGCTATGGAAGAAATGAACTCCACTGTTTCAGAGACTGCTGCCAATGCTGAGGCCGCTGCTCAAGAAGCGGTTCAAACAATGGAAAATGCCGGGAATGGGGCAACTATAGTCAGTAAGACCCTTACATCCATCAGCAAGGTTTCTGGTGATTCTCAGGCTTTGACTGACCGGGTCGCCGGGCTTGGGGAGCAGGCGGAAGGGGTTGGCAAGATCATGGGTGTTATATCCGATATTGCTGATCAAACAAACCTGCTTGCGTTGAATGCTGCCATTGAAGCGGCCCGGGCCGGTGAAGCGGGACGAGGGTTTGCTGTCGTGGCCGATGAGGTCAGGAAGTTGGCTGAGAAGACAATGGATGCCACCAAGGATGTTGGGACGGCAATTGACGGTATTCAGGAGCAGGTTCACCTTACCATCAAGGGAGTGCGGGATATGACTGAGCTTGCTGATGGAGCCGCATCGCTTGCTCATGATTCCGGGGAGGCATTGGAAGAAATAGTCCATTTGGCAGAGAGCAGTGCTGATAGGATTCGTTCTATTGCGTCTGCCTCGTCCCAGCAGTCGATCGCCAGTGAAGAGGTGACGCGAACCATTACCGAGATTCATTCCATTTCACAAAATACAGGTGAGCAGATGGAGTCGGCCATGGCGGCCCTTGGTTCATTAACAGCCAGGGTGGACGAGCTTTCAACTATGACGGGTGTTTTTCGCATGGTAGGTAATGGGACCGTGCAGGATGTAATACGCAGGCTCGCTGCTTCACCGAAGATTCATTCCAAGGATCGTGCACAGCAGGAAGACGCCATGCGTAGTGCTTTACGTGCAAATGAATTCCTTGAACTCTTGTACCTTACCGATGCTGATGGAGTACAGACGGTTAGCAACATGGGAGGAAGAGTCACAGACTTTTCGGAAGACAAAATCGCATATGGTAAAAACTGGAAGGACAGAGCCTGGTTTTCCGGTGCAGTTGAAAACAAGACGTTTTATATATCTGAAGTCTATGTTTCTTCTGCTTCTGGAGATAATTGCATCACCGTATCAAGTCCTTTTTTTGATGAGAATGGACAGGTGAATGGTGTCATTGCGGCGGATGTGAGAGTCTAG
- a CDS encoding ACT domain-containing protein, with translation MKVNQLSIFLENRAGRLAEVTRILSEAKVNIRALSLADTSDFGILRLIVSDFDKAKEKLKEEGFTVGRTSVVAVEVSDDPGGLHNILSMLQDAGINVEYMYAFVQQSGDSAVLIFRFDRTEQGIEILQKNNITIIPGAELYGM, from the coding sequence ATGAAAGTTAATCAGCTCTCCATATTTCTGGAAAACCGTGCCGGTCGACTGGCCGAGGTTACCCGTATCCTTTCCGAAGCCAAAGTGAATATTCGCGCCCTTTCACTGGCCGACACTTCCGATTTCGGCATCCTCAGACTCATCGTGTCTGATTTTGATAAAGCCAAGGAAAAACTGAAAGAAGAAGGCTTCACCGTGGGCCGCACTTCAGTTGTCGCCGTCGAGGTTTCCGATGATCCGGGCGGACTGCACAACATCCTCAGCATGCTTCAGGATGCAGGGATCAATGTTGAATACATGTACGCTTTCGTACAGCAGTCCGGCGACTCCGCTGTTTTGATCTTCCGTTTTGATCGGACAGAACAGGGAATTGAGATTCTGCAAAAGAACAACATCACCATCATTCCTGGTGCTGAACTCTACGGAATGTAG
- a CDS encoding IS5 family transposase: protein MLLFLHPKEEGMAIRQKGPRLGDYFLGHRRTKTTFLDEINELIDWQPINAFLCKKIRRKANAVGNPAYPPLAMFKILLLQRWYNLSDPGVEQALLDRLSFVRFTGFSIEDDVPDETTICRFRNGLIRLKVLDSLLDMLNRQLEGQGLLVREGAVVDASVVESQRRPRKVIDVMPEDRSEDAEEQDGPVDCRVSYSDDEEAAWLRKRNRAYYGYKLHAATDSRDGFLLCGHITPANHSDTGEFERLVNGVGLDPGARVYADKGYCSGKNRDILFDRDLEDGTMDKTPRGGRLTDFEKTRNRDISSIRQIVERAFGTLKRGYAFFRSRYVGREKVEGEFHILAMAFNLKKAVRLARA, encoded by the coding sequence ATGCTATTATTTCTCCATCCAAAGGAGGAAGGCATGGCTATTCGGCAGAAAGGACCTCGGTTGGGTGATTACTTCCTGGGGCACCGCAGAACCAAGACCACATTTCTGGATGAGATCAACGAACTCATCGACTGGCAGCCCATCAACGCCTTTCTGTGCAAGAAGATCAGGCGCAAGGCCAACGCCGTGGGCAATCCCGCCTATCCGCCTCTGGCGATGTTCAAGATTCTGCTCTTGCAGCGTTGGTACAACCTGAGTGATCCGGGCGTGGAGCAGGCGCTGCTCGACCGGCTCTCCTTTGTCAGATTTACCGGTTTTTCCATCGAGGACGACGTGCCGGACGAGACCACCATATGCCGTTTCCGTAACGGTTTGATCCGCCTGAAGGTGCTGGACTCCTTGCTCGACATGCTTAACCGCCAGCTTGAAGGACAAGGGCTTCTTGTCCGTGAGGGAGCCGTGGTGGACGCCTCGGTAGTCGAGTCGCAGCGGCGGCCGCGCAAGGTTATCGACGTGATGCCTGAGGACCGTTCCGAGGACGCCGAAGAACAGGATGGGCCGGTGGACTGCCGGGTCAGCTATTCGGATGACGAGGAGGCGGCCTGGCTCCGCAAGAGAAATCGGGCCTATTACGGCTACAAGCTCCATGCCGCGACGGACAGTCGAGACGGGTTTCTGCTCTGTGGTCACATCACTCCCGCGAACCATTCGGACACGGGCGAATTCGAGCGGCTCGTGAATGGCGTCGGCCTTGATCCCGGCGCACGGGTTTATGCGGACAAGGGCTATTGCAGCGGGAAGAACCGGGACATTCTGTTTGATCGCGATTTGGAGGACGGAACCATGGACAAGACGCCTCGTGGCGGCAGGCTGACAGACTTCGAAAAGACCCGCAACCGTGACATCAGCAGCATTCGGCAAATAGTCGAGCGGGCCTTCGGCACACTCAAACGTGGCTACGCATTCTTTCGGTCCCGATACGTGGGTCGTGAGAAGGTGGAGGGAGAGTTCCACATCCTCGCCATGGCGTTCAATTTGAAAAAAGCTGTTCGACTGGCGCGAGCCTGA